One segment of Candidatus Woesearchaeota archaeon DNA contains the following:
- a CDS encoding peptidylprolyl isomerase has product MRVKKGDIIKVHYTGTLEDGSIFDSSKKESPVKFEVGAGEMIRGFDEAVLGMQKGETRSVMIPPEKAYGFRMDMLIQSVPLDAVPEDIDIEIGSTLTLEGPEEQLIPAKIVEVKEEEVFLDLNHPLADKTLQFKIELVDC; this is encoded by the coding sequence ATGCGCGTAAAAAAAGGAGATATTATCAAAGTACATTATACAGGAACATTAGAAGACGGTTCTATTTTTGACTCCTCTAAAAAAGAAAGTCCAGTAAAATTTGAAGTGGGCGCAGGCGAAATGATTCGCGGTTTTGATGAAGCAGTATTAGGAATGCAAAAAGGAGAAACAAGATCAGTTATGATTCCTCCTGAAAAAGCATATGGTTTTAGAATGGATATGTTAATTCAATCAGTTCCTTTAGATGCAGTTCCTGAAGACATAGATATTGAAATTGGTTCTACTCTAACACTTGAAGGTCCAGAAGAACAATTAATTCCGGCAAAAATTGTTGAAGTAAAAGAAGAAGAAGTATTTCTTGATTTAAATCATCCTTTAGCAGATAAAACTCTACAATTCAAAATAGAATTAGTTGATTGCTAA